One stretch of Rhizorhabdus dicambivorans DNA includes these proteins:
- a CDS encoding tyrosine-type recombinase/integrase yields MNQLAPLPSPELALPALVAAADDRARLRFLEFFAVTIRNPHTRRAYMRAAGDFLAWCELHGVASLAGVQPLHVAAWVESQGGELAPPSVKQQLAGVRGLFDWLVTGQVVPVNPAASVRGPAYSQRRGKTPVLVPDEARLVLDTIDVATDAGLRDRALIGLMVYSFARIGAAITMHVEDAFVQNRRLWVRLHEKGGKRHEMPCHHNLEEYLLAYIDGCGLRDDRKGPLFRTIDKRTKRLSDRPLPQANAFAMVRRRAAAAGIGTAIGNHSFRATGITTYLKNGGTLETAATMANHSSTRTTQLYDRRPDDVTLDEVERVLI; encoded by the coding sequence GTGAACCAGCTCGCCCCCCTGCCCTCGCCCGAGCTGGCGTTGCCGGCCCTGGTCGCGGCGGCCGACGATCGCGCGCGGCTTCGTTTCCTTGAGTTTTTCGCCGTCACCATTCGCAACCCGCATACGCGCCGCGCCTATATGCGCGCGGCGGGCGACTTCCTGGCCTGGTGCGAGCTGCACGGCGTCGCCTCGCTCGCTGGCGTGCAGCCGCTTCACGTCGCGGCCTGGGTCGAGTCGCAAGGGGGCGAGTTGGCCCCGCCCAGCGTCAAGCAGCAGCTCGCCGGCGTGCGCGGCCTGTTCGACTGGCTGGTGACGGGCCAGGTGGTGCCGGTGAACCCCGCCGCATCGGTGCGCGGGCCGGCCTATAGCCAGCGGCGCGGCAAGACGCCGGTGCTGGTGCCCGATGAGGCGCGGCTAGTGCTCGATACGATCGACGTTGCCACCGATGCCGGCTTGCGCGACCGCGCCTTGATCGGGTTGATGGTCTATAGCTTCGCGCGGATCGGCGCGGCGATCACCATGCACGTCGAGGATGCTTTCGTGCAGAACCGTCGCCTATGGGTGCGGCTGCACGAAAAGGGCGGCAAGCGCCACGAAATGCCGTGCCACCACAATCTAGAGGAATATCTGTTGGCCTATATCGACGGGTGCGGCTTGCGCGACGATCGCAAGGGGCCGCTGTTCCGCACGATCGACAAGCGGACTAAGCGACTAAGCGACAGGCCCCTCCCCCAAGCCAATGCCTTCGCGATGGTGCGCCGGCGCGCGGCCGCTGCCGGCATCGGCACGGCGATCGGCAATCACTCATTCCGCGCGACCGGGATCACCACCTATTTGAAGAACGGCGGCACCTTGGAGACGGCCGCGACGATGGCGAACCACAGCTCGACGCGCACCACCCAGCTCTATGACCGCCGCCCCGATGACGTGACGCTGGACGAGGTGGAGCGGGTGTTGATCTAG
- a CDS encoding HlyD family secretion protein: MSKTTHIIEHDVHTIIEEEGPEDETARKGKRKRLFLGLAAGVAVLGAGYYAYDALVASQHVETDNAYVGANVAQVTPLVGGPVREVLVDDTQPVKRGDILVRLDDTDAKIALARAEADLALTIRRVRGLVATDTGLGAQIAARVADQARAEAQLAAARADLDKARIDKDRREALAASGSVSGDELTVARNAYSTALANLKAAEAARAQANANRTAAVGSRDANKVLIEDATPQTNPEVLAAMAARDQARVDLERMVLRAPIDGIISKRQVQVGQRVQPGQALMVVVPVQGAFVDANFKEVQLARVKPGQHVRLISDLYGDAVEYRGRVVGFSGGTGAAFAVVPAQNATGNWIKVVQRLPVRIALEPRQLAEHPLRVGLSMTADIDLSH, from the coding sequence ATGTCCAAGACCACCCATATCATCGAGCATGACGTCCATACCATCATCGAGGAGGAAGGCCCCGAGGATGAGACCGCGCGCAAGGGCAAGCGCAAGCGATTGTTCCTCGGGCTTGCCGCCGGCGTGGCGGTGCTCGGCGCCGGCTATTATGCCTATGACGCGCTCGTCGCGTCGCAGCATGTCGAGACCGACAATGCCTATGTCGGCGCCAATGTCGCGCAGGTGACGCCGCTGGTCGGCGGCCCCGTGCGCGAGGTGCTCGTCGACGACACCCAGCCGGTGAAGCGCGGCGACATCCTGGTCCGTCTCGACGACACCGACGCGAAGATCGCGCTTGCCCGCGCCGAGGCCGACCTGGCGTTGACGATCCGCCGCGTCCGCGGCCTCGTCGCCACCGACACCGGCCTCGGCGCGCAGATCGCCGCCCGCGTCGCCGATCAGGCGCGCGCCGAAGCGCAGCTCGCCGCGGCCAGGGCCGACCTCGACAAGGCGCGCATCGACAAGGACCGGCGCGAGGCGCTCGCCGCCTCCGGCTCGGTCTCCGGCGACGAGCTCACCGTCGCGCGCAACGCCTACAGCACCGCGCTCGCCAATCTGAAGGCGGCCGAGGCGGCGCGGGCACAGGCAAACGCCAATCGCACCGCCGCGGTCGGCAGCCGCGACGCCAACAAGGTGCTGATCGAGGATGCGACGCCGCAGACCAATCCCGAAGTTCTCGCCGCCATGGCAGCGCGCGACCAGGCGCGGGTCGATCTCGAGCGCATGGTCCTGCGCGCGCCGATCGACGGCATCATCTCCAAGCGGCAGGTGCAGGTCGGGCAGCGGGTGCAGCCAGGACAGGCGCTGATGGTCGTGGTGCCGGTCCAAGGTGCCTTTGTCGACGCCAACTTCAAGGAAGTGCAGCTCGCAAGGGTCAAGCCCGGTCAGCATGTCAGACTGATCTCGGACCTCTACGGCGATGCGGTCGAGTATCGCGGGCGCGTGGTCGGCTTCTCCGGCGGCACTGGCGCCGCCTTCGCCGTGGTGCCGGCGCAGAACGCAACCGGCAACTGGATCAAGGTGGTGCAGCGCCTGCCGGTGCGGATCGCGCTCGAGCCCCGGCAACTCGCCGAGCATCCGCTACGCGTCGGTCTCTCCATGACCGCCGATATCGACCTCTCCCACTGA
- a CDS encoding helix-turn-helix domain-containing protein yields MGVRNATMGEIADRAGMARANLYYNFASKEEMAAALAERYRAKGYAEAPHLKAHEASAAHFLDAFFTYAGEWTRS; encoded by the coding sequence ATGGGCGTGCGCAATGCGACCATGGGCGAGATCGCGGACCGCGCAGGAATGGCCCGTGCGAACCTCTATTATAATTTCGCCTCCAAGGAGGAAATGGCCGCTGCGCTCGCCGAGCGTTACCGGGCGAAAGGCTATGCGGAAGCGCCACATCTCAAGGCGCATGAAGCATCAGCCGCCCATTTCCTCGATGCCTTCTTCACCTATGCAGGTGAGTGGACCCGGTCCTAA
- a CDS encoding recombinase family protein, translated as MGDILGYARVSTGDQDVAGQTMRLEEAGAIKVFTDVMSGKSMERPGLAELIAYARKGDTLAVVRLDRLGRSLAELLTTVETLRGQGIALLSLEEKIDTSSAAGELIFHVFGAIAHFERRLISERTRDGIAAARAKGKLPGRQPLDMSKVHAAIKLVEASISPTEAARQLGIGRSTIYREMRRLGVERPI; from the coding sequence ATGGGCGATATTCTGGGTTATGCCCGCGTCAGCACCGGCGATCAGGACGTGGCTGGACAGACCATGCGTCTGGAGGAGGCCGGCGCGATCAAGGTGTTCACCGACGTCATGTCGGGCAAGAGCATGGAGCGGCCCGGTCTGGCCGAACTGATCGCCTATGCCCGCAAGGGCGACACGCTGGCGGTGGTCCGCCTCGATCGGCTTGGGCGCTCGCTCGCCGAATTGCTCACCACGGTCGAGACGCTACGCGGCCAGGGCATCGCGCTCCTGAGTCTTGAGGAAAAGATCGACACATCGTCGGCCGCCGGCGAACTCATCTTCCATGTGTTCGGGGCCATCGCCCATTTCGAGCGGAGACTGATCTCCGAGCGAACCAGGGATGGGATCGCCGCCGCGCGCGCCAAAGGCAAGTTGCCCGGCCGTCAGCCGCTCGACATGTCCAAGGTACATGCCGCCATCAAACTGGTCGAAGCGAGCATCTCGCCGACAGAAGCAGCACGACAACTCGGCATCGGCCGATCGACCATCTATCGAGAAATGCGCCGCCTCGGCGTGGAAAGGCCCATCTGA
- a CDS encoding toxin-antitoxin system HicB family antitoxin has product MSKATYPLKLPTSIKAAAARLAKEDGVSLNQWIATAVAQKIGAVETAAEFFTRRAKGRTGSGLGRILDKVPNRLPEPGDELPEGWTPDRLRQ; this is encoded by the coding sequence AGGCGACTTACCCGCTCAAGCTGCCAACCTCGATCAAGGCAGCAGCGGCGCGACTGGCAAAAGAAGATGGCGTAAGCCTCAATCAATGGATCGCAACGGCGGTCGCGCAGAAGATCGGCGCTGTCGAGACGGCGGCCGAGTTCTTCACGCGCCGCGCGAAGGGCCGCACCGGCAGCGGCCTGGGCCGTATTCTCGACAAGGTGCCCAATCGGCTGCCCGAGCCAGGCGACGAATTGCCCGAAGGCTGGACGCCCGATCGCCTGCGCCAGTAA
- a CDS encoding CopG family transcriptional regulator, with translation MIEDEDEAFADNYAERDQARALREQARAGGLRFEAYLPPALADWLLDHIERGMFADPSEAVFAIVGNFRDLEPHQDLRNELLRRMLDVSAAKLESARSGETVFAELREKMAAPRPEAARWEKVQR, from the coding sequence ATGATCGAGGATGAGGACGAGGCTTTCGCCGACAACTACGCCGAGCGCGACCAGGCCAGGGCGCTGCGCGAGCAGGCCCGCGCGGGCGGCCTGCGCTTCGAGGCGTATTTACCCCCTGCCCTGGCCGACTGGCTGTTGGATCATATCGAGCGCGGCATGTTCGCCGATCCTTCCGAGGCGGTGTTCGCGATCGTCGGCAACTTCCGCGACCTGGAACCGCACCAGGATTTGCGGAACGAGCTGCTACGCCGGATGCTGGACGTATCGGCCGCCAAGCTGGAATCGGCTCGATCGGGCGAAACGGTGTTCGCCGAGCTGCGCGAGAAGATGGCCGCGCCGCGCCCCGAGGCGGCGCGCTGGGAGAAAGTCCAGCGGTGA
- a CDS encoding TetR/AcrR family transcriptional regulator has translation MRSRPDEKRRAILDVATVLFRETGYERATMAEISARVGGSKATLYGYFKSKEELFVAAMIEALGEQSQVMLDLLDPSVPQVDRVLRRFGEAYLDFIMRPDVLAVTRAAVAEGAHVEVGALLYERGPKRGWEAMRAYLADLREKGAIRAVDPSLAAGHLKGMLEAGIVEPMLFGAGPHIGRKQAVAGAVEAFLRAYGATD, from the coding sequence GTGCGATCACGGCCGGACGAAAAGCGCAGGGCCATCCTCGACGTCGCGACGGTGCTGTTTCGCGAGACCGGCTACGAGCGGGCGACCATGGCGGAGATCTCGGCGCGCGTGGGCGGCTCGAAGGCCACGCTCTATGGCTATTTCAAGTCGAAGGAAGAGCTGTTCGTTGCCGCGATGATCGAGGCATTGGGCGAACAGAGCCAGGTCATGCTCGACCTGCTCGATCCATCGGTTCCGCAGGTCGATCGGGTTTTGCGGCGGTTCGGCGAAGCCTATCTCGACTTCATCATGCGCCCCGACGTTCTCGCGGTGACGCGCGCCGCGGTCGCGGAGGGGGCACATGTCGAAGTGGGCGCGCTGCTTTACGAGCGCGGTCCCAAGCGCGGCTGGGAGGCGATGCGCGCCTATCTCGCGGATTTACGCGAGAAGGGCGCCATTCGCGCGGTCGATCCTAGTCTCGCCGCCGGGCATCTCAAGGGCATGCTCGAGGCTGGCATCGTCGAGCCCATGCTGTTCGGGGCCGGACCGCATATCGGACGCAAGCAGGCCGTCGCAGGCGCGGTCGAGGCCTTTTTGCGCGCCTATGGCGCCACCGATTAG
- a CDS encoding DHA2 family efflux MFS transporter permease subunit: MATALAARAATEPAGPLTGARLIIAAIAVGLGNFLVVLDTTIANVSVPTIAGSLGVSSSQGTWVITSYAVAEAITVPLTGWLAKRFGAQRVFITCYLAFAVISLLCGLAGSLGMLIGGRVLLGLFGGPIMPLSQMLLLRIFPPRKATLATVIWAMTTLVGPVAGPILGGIICDSIGWPWIFFIKVPAAVAGGLTVFYFLRGQPDPTAHAVIDKVGLALLILWVGALQIMLDEGRNHDWFAAAEIRWLAAIAAIGFAAFLIWELTEKNPIVDLRIFRHRGFVAASVTYSVAFGAFFAAIVLLPLWLQQNMGYTATWAGYATGIMGIFAVLSAPSIGKLAEKVDPRLIISLGILGLGLTVAWRMMFNSDVTFLQMAWPTLLMGPFMVMFFVPVTGLAMASVEPDEQATAAGLSNFMRTLGGAFATSIVQTGWANATRSNQTELAGAMHQGEATLQEMMAGGMSHEAATAALTGIVEHQSVMLATLNMFAAITICFAFAATLIWLAPKPSGPIDTSGAH, from the coding sequence ATGGCCACAGCCCTAGCCGCCCGTGCAGCGACCGAACCCGCCGGGCCATTGACCGGCGCCAGGCTCATCATCGCCGCGATCGCCGTCGGCCTCGGCAATTTCCTGGTCGTGCTCGACACGACGATCGCCAATGTGTCGGTGCCGACCATCGCCGGATCGCTCGGGGTTTCCTCGTCGCAAGGGACCTGGGTCATCACCTCCTATGCGGTGGCGGAGGCGATCACCGTCCCGCTGACCGGTTGGCTCGCCAAGCGGTTCGGCGCGCAGCGCGTGTTCATCACCTGCTATCTTGCCTTCGCCGTGATTTCGCTGCTCTGCGGCCTTGCGGGCTCGCTCGGCATGCTGATCGGCGGACGCGTCCTGCTCGGCCTGTTCGGCGGGCCGATCATGCCGCTCTCGCAGATGCTGCTGCTGCGCATCTTTCCGCCCCGGAAGGCGACGCTCGCCACCGTCATCTGGGCGATGACCACGCTGGTCGGGCCGGTCGCCGGTCCGATCCTTGGCGGCATCATCTGCGACAGCATCGGCTGGCCGTGGATCTTCTTCATCAAGGTGCCGGCCGCGGTGGCCGGCGGCCTCACGGTCTTCTATTTCCTGCGCGGACAGCCGGACCCCACCGCCCATGCGGTGATCGACAAGGTCGGGCTCGCGCTCCTGATCCTGTGGGTCGGCGCGCTGCAGATCATGCTCGACGAAGGCCGCAACCACGACTGGTTCGCTGCCGCCGAGATTCGCTGGCTCGCCGCGATCGCCGCCATCGGCTTCGCCGCCTTTCTGATCTGGGAACTGACCGAGAAGAACCCGATCGTCGACCTGCGCATCTTCCGCCATCGCGGCTTCGTCGCGGCATCGGTCACCTATTCGGTCGCGTTCGGCGCCTTCTTCGCGGCGATCGTCCTGCTGCCGCTCTGGCTCCAGCAGAACATGGGCTATACCGCGACCTGGGCCGGCTATGCGACCGGCATCATGGGCATCTTCGCGGTCCTGTCCGCGCCGAGCATCGGCAAGCTTGCGGAGAAGGTCGATCCCAGGCTGATCATTTCGCTCGGCATCCTCGGCCTCGGCCTCACCGTCGCCTGGCGGATGATGTTCAATTCCGACGTCACGTTCCTGCAGATGGCCTGGCCAACGCTCCTCATGGGGCCGTTCATGGTGATGTTCTTCGTGCCCGTCACCGGTCTTGCCATGGCGAGCGTCGAGCCGGACGAGCAGGCGACCGCCGCCGGTCTGTCCAACTTCATGCGCACCCTCGGCGGCGCCTTCGCGACGTCGATCGTCCAGACCGGCTGGGCGAATGCGACCCGCAGCAATCAGACCGAGCTCGCCGGCGCCATGCACCAGGGAGAGGCGACGCTCCAGGAGATGATGGCCGGCGGCATGTCGCATGAGGCCGCGACCGCGGCCCTGACCGGGATCGTGGAACATCAAAGCGTGATGCTCGCCACGCTGAACATGTTTGCCGCCATCACGATTTGCTTCGCGTTCGCCGCCACGCTGATCTGGCTCGCTCCGAAGCCCAGCGGTCCGATCGATACGAGCGGAGCCCATTAG
- a CDS encoding efflux transporter outer membrane subunit: MLGSTRFGRSVVEGAAGLVLAALLSGCATLPSRTELRPMSRPEQMASGRSLAAAQAAWPSDGWWAQFGDPQLDRLIAEGLASATDLRVAEARFAKADALVRQTRSRLLPSLSADAQAGATKQSYNYLIPGDFSPRGWPDYGQGALSLDWDLDFWGKNRAALAAARSEAEAAAAEAAAARLAVSAGIAGAYADLAGLYAEQDAAADAVRVRGRTLELIAGRKSQGLENDGAVERARSALASAQSELAALAESLALTRNRIAVLLGAGPDRGLSVERPAPAASSVFGLPANLPAELIGRRPDIIAARLRAEAAASRIKQARAAFYPNVNLAGLIGLQALGVDNVFKSGSTFGTVGPAISLPIFDGGRLRGQYRAAEADYAIAVAQYDGTLAQALREVADAAASERALGERLDRAQEAERAASAACTVANNRYRGGLATYLDVLVAEDALIAARRAVASLQTRAFALDVALIRALGGGFRS; encoded by the coding sequence TTGCTAGGATCGACCCGATTTGGGCGCTCGGTTGTTGAGGGAGCGGCCGGGCTCGTGCTCGCCGCGCTGCTCAGCGGCTGCGCAACTCTGCCGTCGAGGACCGAATTGCGTCCGATGTCCCGGCCCGAGCAGATGGCGAGTGGCCGAAGCCTTGCCGCCGCCCAAGCAGCATGGCCATCGGACGGCTGGTGGGCGCAGTTTGGCGATCCGCAGCTCGACCGCCTGATCGCGGAGGGCCTTGCCAGCGCGACCGATCTTCGCGTTGCCGAAGCGCGCTTCGCCAAGGCCGACGCACTGGTCCGTCAGACGCGCAGCCGGCTGCTGCCGTCGCTGTCCGCGGACGCGCAGGCAGGCGCCACCAAGCAGAGCTACAATTATCTGATCCCCGGCGACTTCTCGCCGCGCGGCTGGCCCGATTATGGTCAGGGCGCACTCAGTCTCGACTGGGATCTCGATTTCTGGGGCAAGAACCGCGCCGCGCTCGCCGCGGCCCGCTCGGAGGCCGAGGCGGCTGCCGCCGAGGCGGCCGCCGCGCGTCTCGCCGTGTCGGCGGGGATCGCCGGAGCCTATGCCGATCTCGCCGGTCTTTACGCCGAGCAGGACGCCGCGGCCGACGCGGTGCGGGTGCGCGGCCGCACGCTCGAGCTGATTGCGGGCCGCAAGTCGCAGGGCCTCGAGAATGACGGCGCCGTCGAGCGTGCGCGCTCGGCCCTGGCGTCCGCGCAGAGCGAACTGGCCGCCCTGGCGGAAAGCCTCGCGCTCACCCGCAACCGCATCGCCGTTCTGCTCGGCGCCGGTCCCGACCGCGGGCTTTCCGTCGAACGGCCGGCGCCGGCGGCGAGCAGTGTCTTCGGGCTCCCCGCCAATCTGCCGGCCGAGTTGATCGGGCGGCGGCCCGATATCATCGCCGCGCGGCTCCGCGCCGAAGCGGCGGCAAGCCGGATCAAGCAAGCCCGCGCCGCCTTCTACCCGAACGTCAATCTCGCCGGCCTGATCGGCCTGCAGGCGCTCGGCGTCGACAATGTGTTCAAATCCGGTTCAACCTTCGGCACGGTCGGCCCGGCGATCAGCCTGCCGATCTTCGATGGCGGCAGGCTGCGCGGTCAGTATCGCGCGGCCGAAGCCGATTACGCGATCGCGGTTGCCCAGTATGACGGGACGCTCGCGCAGGCCCTTCGCGAGGTGGCAGATGCAGCGGCGAGCGAGCGGGCGCTCGGAGAGCGGCTGGACCGGGCGCAGGAGGCCGAACGCGCCGCCAGCGCCGCCTGTACTGTGGCCAACAATCGCTATCGCGGCGGCCTTGCCACCTATCTCGACGTGCTTGTCGCCGAGGATGCGCTGATTGCCGCCCGCCGCGCCGTCGCCTCGCTCCAGACCCGTGCCTTCGCGCTCGATGTCGCGCTCATCCGCGCGCTCGGCGGCGGCTTCCGATCTTGA
- a CDS encoding histidine phosphatase family protein, giving the protein MRAVFIRHGESTANTGLASADVASIALTERGAGQAGQLAREWIETPSLIVTSPFQRTRQTAAPTIARFPGVPVETWNIAEFTYLQPARWNGTAAADRRPHVERYWTAADPDHCDGEGAESFAGFLRRVEGTLAHLAALPPAVLVYLFGHGQFIQAARSIATETGLDDRARMRAFWRDGAPPVVANAERVGLHWQGDCWACAPALAA; this is encoded by the coding sequence ATGAGGGCCGTATTCATCCGGCATGGGGAAAGCACCGCCAACACCGGCCTTGCCAGCGCCGATGTGGCGTCGATCGCGCTAACGGAGCGCGGGGCAGGGCAGGCGGGCCAGCTCGCGCGGGAATGGATCGAAACGCCGTCGCTGATCGTCACATCGCCGTTCCAGCGCACCCGGCAGACGGCCGCGCCGACCATCGCCCGCTTTCCCGGCGTGCCGGTGGAGACGTGGAACATTGCGGAGTTCACCTATCTGCAACCCGCGCGCTGGAACGGCACGGCCGCCGCCGATCGGCGGCCCCATGTCGAACGCTACTGGACGGCGGCCGACCCCGATCATTGCGACGGGGAAGGGGCGGAGAGCTTCGCCGGCTTCCTCCGGCGCGTGGAAGGCACCCTAGCGCACCTGGCCGCACTCCCGCCCGCCGTGCTGGTCTATCTGTTCGGGCATGGGCAGTTCATCCAGGCCGCGCGCTCGATCGCCACGGAAACCGGGCTGGACGATCGCGCCAGGATGCGCGCTTTCTGGCGCGATGGCGCACCGCCGGTCGTCGCCAACGCGGAACGGGTAGGGTTACATTGGCAGGGCGATTGCTGGGCCTGTGCGCCGGCGCTCGCCGCCTAG